TGATTCTTCAGGCGGAATTAAAACTTTTGGATCGGGTCTCACTACAATGCGTGTTCTCAGGATTTTTGCAAGATTTCTTACGATATTTCCGTCATCTGCAAATTTACGCGGCTCTTCCGTGTAAATTACAAGTTGCGGACCTTCGAACTCGACTTCTGATATAGTAACGCCCTGCGGCAGGTTTTTCTCGATTTTCTTTTTCAATTGCTCGAGTATGTCTTCGATAACCATTAAAACAGCCTTCCTTTATTATGGCAGGATCAAAAAATATTGAAAATAAAAAGGTTTTAACAAAAAAGAGTGAAGGTTAATTTAATTCCTCACGTTTTTTGTCGACCTCTTCAGAACTGATTCTTTCATATCCTTCAGTTGTAATTTTAACAACATCAATATTGTTTCCGGATGCTGAATCTCTTTTCATGGCATTATGGAGAGCACGTATTGCCAGATCCACTCCTTCATCTACGTTCATATCGTCACGATAGCGATCTTCAAGAACTCCGTAAGCCATGGGGGAACCGGAACCCGTTGCGACTGCTTGTGTTTCTTCAATGTTTCCTCCCAGTGCATCAAGAGAATATACGGCAGGTCCGTTTTTGTCAATTCCACCGATCAAAAGTTGCACCATGAACGGGTAGTATCTCTGGCCGCTGAGAATATTGGAAAGCAGTGTAGTGATCCCTTTTATGGTCATGGGCTCCTGACGCCTCATTTTGTACAATTGTGCTTCCACGCTTATCAAACGCACAAGCTGCTGAGCATCACCCACTGACCCTGCTGTTGTCATCCCCATAAGATCATCAATCTGGTAGATCTTCTTAGCAGTTTTGCTTGCAATGAAATTTCCCATCGTTGCTCTTTTTTCAGTAGCAAGAACCACGCCATCAGTGCAAACAATTCCTACTGTAGTTGTACCTTTTAGATGTTTATCATTATCCATCAGTATTCCTCATGACAAAAAACGAAAAAATTGATATCTGTAAAACCATGCGAGCACAGAAATACAATATGTGATTGTTGATTTTGTTATTTAACTGTTTCTGTATCGATATTTTGAAAATACTGCTGTAGAGCTTTCATGTCTCTTTTGATGAATGTTCTGCAAATATTTTAATATATATTTTACATCTAAATATCTATGTTCTTATCTAAATATGGTGTAATGATTGAAAATAGGGTTCTATTTATATTATAACCTTTGTATCCTATTTCATCATGGATATGAGAAAAATCCAGATCACAGGTAAATCAACATATGTCATGACCCTTCCAAAAAAGTGGGCCTGTCAGTCAAATTTAAAAGCTGGCTCTCAGGTAGCTCTCAATCTTCAGGATGATGGTTCTCTGGTGATAATCCCAGAAAAGTCTCTTGACAAACCTTCCAAAATAACTCTTGAAATTAAGGATGACATTGAAGAAATGAAAAGGGAGTTGATTGGAGTTTACCTGATGGCCAGACACGATTTTATCGAGTTAAAAGGTCCCTCAATATCAAAAGAACTCAAAGTAGGTGTTGCTACTATCTGTGAACAATTAATTGGACTTGAAGTCGTCGATTCAAATGGTGATAGTGTTCTTATTCAGGATCTTCTTGATTCCGATAGTTTCACTATCGAGCGTGGCTTGCAGAGACTCTATGCCATTACTATTACAATGATCGATGATTTGGTGCGGGCAATTGAAAATAATGATCATGAACTTTTTGATTACATAATCTCCCGTGATTCGGATGCTGACCGCCTCTTTATGTTGATCTCCAAACAATTCATCAATCGCTTGAATCTTAAAAAAGCATCCACTTTTGATAGTCTGGATTTGATCAATGCTTTCTATTACAGGCTTGCAGCAGAAAATATTGAGAGAATTGCAGATCATGCAACCAGAATTGCAGAAAATATGAAGATTTTTTCATGTCATGAGAATAATTCTAAAAAACTTCAAACCTTGCTTCGAAATGCACAGGAACTTTTCAGGGAAAGTTATGACTCACTAAGATATTCTGACAAAGAACTTGCAAATAGCGTCCTTTCAGGTAAGGATCCATTGTCTGATAACTTTGAGAATGATTCCATATGTGCCAATTCGGGGTGCATATGCATGGCCATTCCGGTTAGCAGTATTTTGAGGATAAGGGATTATGCAACCAATATTGCGGAATTTACGATTGATTTATCGCAACTATAATCGCTTTCCGCTCATATTGAGCTTTGCTGCTTTTCTCGACTATTTCCTGACTTTTTATCTAGCTTCCGGCATTGATATTATCTTAGAATACGAATACAGTCCAACTCTTCTGTTTGCACTGAAGCATAACATACTGATTCCATATATTGTGGTGACAATGATTTTCTATTTCTTTGCCGGACGTTTCATTCTTAAGCAACTGGCTGATTCTGACATCTATTGGGTTGGCGCACTGGTAATATGTAGCATCAGTCTGACCCATGTATTGGGTGGTATTTCGTGGTATGTGCTCAATGAATCTTATTCAAATCTCGTTTTTCTTATGTCACGATTTTCGGTGGTAGTTTCCATTATTGCTCTTAGTTATGTCTTGATTGTGCAAAAAAATGCATAAGTCTATAGTAGTATATAGGTTTACTTTAAACTCGTATATCCTATGTGCAAGAGCTATATCCAGAGAAATTGAATGTCGAATTATGAGTAAACTATCTGGATTGCTAATGGGAATATTGCTCTCCATGTATACTCTCTACTCCGTATGCATTTATTCTCCGGCAAACAGTTTTGATCTGTTTGGAGATCTAATTCTTATTGCCGTAGGAATTCTGTTCCTGATTTATCTTTCTCATAAAAAAAGTGAGGGAAATTCATCCTAAGATGTCTTTGATTGTATCTATGAAATCCCGAAATTTTATTATGGTAATGCAGGTTGCACTTTCCATTCTTATCATTATTGGAGGTTGTGGGCTTTGCACTGCAGATTGTCAGGAAGATCCTGATGAAGATATCCAATGGGATGATGAAGGTAGTGTCACTGTCAAGTGGGGACAAACTGAAAGAATTTCAGTTAATGGAATTAGTTATATCATAAAAGCAGAAGACTTTGGACCCGGGCTGGAACCGGAATCAGTTTCAATTTCCGTTGCAAATGAAGAAACTGGAGTTGTGGAACATGCCATTCTCTTCCTGAATAATTATAACTACCGGACTGCTGAGTACGACTATGAACTGAAATTGTACCTCAAAGAGATCAAGGTTGATTCTGACAAGACACCTTCGGCAACTTTCGAGTATGACAGGCGTGGGATCCCGGAACTTGAGGTTAAAATCGAGGCAAGCTCCGAAGAATTTGGTGAAATAGATGTTTCTTCTGAACAATATGCGCCTGATGAAGAGAAGGATTTCGACATAAAAATCAGGAATAAAGGAAGTGCCCGGATTTTTGATGTAGAACTTAGGATTGATCCGGGTGAGTTCACAATAACTGAAAAAAATGAGTTTAATAAGGAAGGTTCTGAGCTTACGATGGACTTTAATTGCATAAACGCGGATGAAGATCTGACCTTTAATTTCACAGCCCGTGCTCCAGAATGGGATGGTTCCACCTCCCCATACAATCTTAATTACACAATTCATGTCCTTGCAGATGGAAGGGACATTCTTGATTACAACTATGATTTTAAGGACAACATAACTCTCAGGGCTACTGATCCTGAGCTAAACGTAGTTCAGAGGGTTTATGCGCGCTCTTTTAATTATGCAAATGAAAGCAATGAGTGCAGGGCTGAGATTGATCTTAGTCCCTGGTATATTGAAGGCGGAAATCCTGAAGATTTATGGGATTATGTAACGGTGCATGGGGGTGTTTTCTCCACAGGCCTCTATACAGTGAGGAATGTGGAAGAACTACAGTCCGAACTTCCGGAAGAGCTTGTAGCGGTTGAGGTAACAGGTGATGGAAGTCCTGATTATATTTCCCCTGATTCTCCTTATTCTTTCAGCTATAAGTTGATGCCAACTGCTCCGGGTACCTATACTCTCAAACCTTTCGAAACCAGAGTGGATTTCTTTGGTAAGGATTTCAACTGGAAGAGTGACAATTCCATTAAAATTATTGTTCATGGGCCTGATATTTCCTTATCTAAGACTTTGGAGATACAGGATGATTCTTATCTGGTAAAGGTGAATGTGGAAAATGTTGGGGATCGGGCAGCATGGATAAATGTCTCGGATAGTGTTCCGGAAGAATGCAATTATGTTGACGGCAGTCTTGAGGAAAGCATCGAAGATAGTTCCCTTCCTCTTGATGAATGGGAAATTAACGTTCATAACAATGGTTCATGTTCCATGAGCGTTGAAGGTGTATTCCTGCCTCCTTCAACTTCACTGGGTTTTTCATATGAACTTAATTCCGGTGAAATCGAATCTCTTCCTTATGCGCAAGCTGAATTCAGGGCACGAAATCTGTATTGGGGTTACGTCCGCTCTGATTACTATGAAAATGGTCAATGGGTATCCCAGCATTGGGACCGTTTCCTTGGGGAGTGGGTATTTGATCTACCTGCAGAAATTCACGATGAAGCACAGAACTCCGAGATGGGGGTCGAGGAGGATTCTGAAGAGACTACGGAAGGATCTGCCATTGATCCTTCCATAGTCCTTGCCAGTACTGCTGTGACAGGGACTGCTGGAGCAGTTGAAAATGAGTCGAGGGCACAGATGACCGGTTTTATGGACTTTTTTGACGGTATAATAGACTCCATCATAGGTGTAATACTAGGAACAACTTCAGAAGTCGGGGGTGCTATGGGAAATGCGGGTGATGCCATAGGCACTATTGCCGAGGATTCTTTTCATGTTGTGGCAATTATAGTAGTTGTTGTTGGCTTCCTTGTGGGCACTTTCCTGCTGAAAAAATAAAGCCTGTTTTCTCTTTCTAAGATTCGCGATTTAGACGAATTAAACCATGGGGGGTAAAAATAGTTCCTGATCCCGTCTTCCTGCGAGTTTTCAGCACTCCATGTTCTCTGTGCTCTTCACGTTTCACATGTGCAAAAGGCACTTGACTCCAAA
The window above is part of the Methanohalophilus levihalophilus genome. Proteins encoded here:
- a CDS encoding phosphate uptake regulator PhoU, whose protein sequence is MDMRKIQITGKSTYVMTLPKKWACQSNLKAGSQVALNLQDDGSLVIIPEKSLDKPSKITLEIKDDIEEMKRELIGVYLMARHDFIELKGPSISKELKVGVATICEQLIGLEVVDSNGDSVLIQDLLDSDSFTIERGLQRLYAITITMIDDLVRAIENNDHELFDYIISRDSDADRLFMLISKQFINRLNLKKASTFDSLDLINAFYYRLAAENIERIADHATRIAENMKIFSCHENNSKKLQTLLRNAQELFRESYDSLRYSDKELANSVLSGKDPLSDNFENDSICANSGCICMAIPVSSILRIRDYATNIAEFTIDLSQL
- the psmB gene encoding archaeal proteasome endopeptidase complex subunit beta, whose translation is MDNDKHLKGTTTVGIVCTDGVVLATEKRATMGNFIASKTAKKIYQIDDLMGMTTAGSVGDAQQLVRLISVEAQLYKMRRQEPMTIKGITTLLSNILSGQRYYPFMVQLLIGGIDKNGPAVYSLDALGGNIEETQAVATGSGSPMAYGVLEDRYRDDMNVDEGVDLAIRALHNAMKRDSASGNNIDVVKITTEGYERISSEEVDKKREELN